The Arachis ipaensis cultivar K30076 chromosome B05, Araip1.1, whole genome shotgun sequence nucleotide sequence AGACAATTATTGTAATTAGTAGTTAGTTAAGAATTAGTTGGTAGTTGATTACTATCGCATGCTTATATAATGGATAAGATTTTGAATTTAGTAATCTTGACTCGTAGCTTTTTTCTCATTTCTTTACAACTGTTTTGTTTTAACGGCGGATTTCAACCGTTGCATTAAACCTTTTTTTGCTTTTATGACGGTTTTGGCAGAGTTGCTTGAGTGATCTAAATAGCCTGTGGCAACCTCATGGTAATAAGGATTCAATTGAATACTTCACTTTGAAGGATCTCTGGGATTGCTACTATGAATGGAGTGCATATGGTGCTAGTGCTCCCGTGATGTTGGAGAGCGGCGACACTGTAATTCAGTATTATGTTCCGTACCTTTCCGCCATCCAAATCTACACCAACAAGTCTGTCCAGGCCTCTAGGACTAGAAGAGAGGACAGCGAAGGAGTTGAGTTCGAAAGCGATTCGTGGAGCGATGATAGCGGCAGCGATAACCTATCTAGATCCTTAAGTAACAATTCCAGCAAAGCATGGGATGCTGTTTCCGAGGATTCGAGCTCTGACCACGACGGCTCGTGGCCGACAAGGGACAAGCTTGGCTACCTTTACTTGCAATACACGGAGATGGCTTCGCCTTATGCAAGGGTTCCGCTCATGGAGAAGGTAGCCTTATGTTCTCAAGTGAAGATAGATAGATAAGATTTGTAGGTACATTACACAATGCATAACTTGTGATTGTTTCTTGTTTCAGATTCCCGAGTTAGCTAGAACCCATCCGGCACTAATGACATTCAAAAGTGTTGAGCTTTCCCCGGCAAGTTGGATGGCGGTTTCATGGTTAGCATCATTCATTGTGATTTTCCCATCAGGCCATTTTATTTCTTAGTGTCGATAAGAAAAAAAATGCTCTGTTTGTAAATTATAATGATTTTTATAGTTGTGATTTCTACATTGTCTTTTTTAACACTATTATTTTCAATAAGAAGTTAAATCTATGTTGAATAGGTACCCGATTTACACCATTCCGAGTCGAAAAAATGACAAGGACTTAGAAGCATGCTTCCTCACTTATCACACATTGTCCTCATCTTTTCAAGGTAACACTTAGGAATAGGTGGTAGATtgcatttttcatgttttcttaacTGCGAAATAGGAAGAATCGAGGAACTTTTTACACAAATGAAAATTATGATACTAGACACGTTTATTGTGTCCATGCATTGTTTTGGATCAAGAGTGACAAAGTTATTTAGTTTGATTTACATAATTGAGTGAATGTTCATTTTGGTCCTTAGAGTTGTGTACTTACATGACTTTTcacttcaaaaatctttcatttagaaaaattaacaatttaattCCTAAAATTGAATCACGCTATACATTTCCAGGAACCAAATAATTACTTTCTTAATTTCATACGCTAAAGTAAAGCATGTACACAATTTCAAGAACCAAAATGGAGACTCGCTCCTACGCAATTGTTGCGAAACCAGGCATGATCGAATCCTCGCCAAAATCTTAACACAATTTCTTACATGTGTCTGCAGATTGTGAAACAGAAAGTGACAACATTGACACAGAGAAAGACATATATTGGTGGTGTGGTTGGGGAAGCACTGAAGGAAACAAATGCAAGAACAAGAACG carries:
- the LOC107644701 gene encoding uncharacterized protein LOC107644701, producing the protein MSSCFSGSSPPSNVERFLQCVTPFVPSHTLPQSCLSDLNSLWQPHGNKDSIEYFTLKDLWDCYYEWSAYGASAPVMLESGDTVIQYYVPYLSAIQIYTNKSVQASRTRREDSEGVEFESDSWSDDSGSDNLSRSLSNNSSKAWDAVSEDSSSDHDGSWPTRDKLGYLYLQYTEMASPYARVPLMEKIPELARTHPALMTFKSVELSPASWMAVSWYPIYTIPSRKNDKDLEACFLTYHTLSSSFQDCETESDNIDTEKDIYWWCGWGSTEGNKCKNKNGSSGGGSISVPPFGLATYKMQEDLWLNPEPCEYERISYLYSAADSWLKQLNVYHHDFNFFTQHPTPTTL